One segment of Clostridium botulinum DNA contains the following:
- a CDS encoding ABC transporter ATP-binding protein, whose protein sequence is MKIEIKNLSKAYNNEIVFERFNLTLENRKVNCIVGKSGCGKSTLLNMLAGILKFDGGEILGISKNEVSYIFQEDRLVEWLTVEENLTFALKKYYDKLKLKEKIKSILSSLGLEDVKNKYPEELSGGMKQRVNIARAFGKPSKIILMDEPFKSLDYTLKYKIIDEFKNIMLNENRTVVLVTHDVDEAIYFNGNIIVLGERPVKVKGIFNENLQDFKSDIINLIK, encoded by the coding sequence ATGAAAATAGAAATTAAAAATCTAAGTAAAGCTTATAATAATGAAATAGTTTTTGAAAGATTTAATTTAACTTTAGAAAATAGAAAAGTAAATTGTATAGTTGGAAAATCAGGCTGTGGAAAAAGTACTTTGCTTAATATGTTAGCTGGAATTCTTAAATTTGACGGTGGAGAAATTTTAGGAATATCAAAAAATGAAGTTAGTTACATATTTCAAGAAGATAGGTTAGTAGAATGGCTTACTGTTGAAGAAAATTTAACTTTTGCATTAAAAAAATATTATGATAAGTTAAAACTAAAAGAAAAAATAAAATCTATTTTATCTTCACTGGGACTTGAAGATGTAAAAAATAAATATCCAGAAGAATTAAGTGGAGGAATGAAACAGAGAGTAAATATAGCAAGAGCTTTTGGAAAACCCTCTAAAATTATTTTGATGGATGAGCCATTTAAGTCTTTAGATTATACGCTAAAGTATAAAATAATTGATGAATTTAAAAATATTATGCTAAATGAGAATAGAACAGTAGTATTAGTTACTCATGATGTTGATGAAGCTATATATTTTAATGGTAATATAATAGTTTTAGGAGAAAGACCTGTTAAGGTTAAAGGCATTTTTAATGAAAATTTACAAGATTTTAAGAGTGATATTATTAATTTAATTAAGTAA
- a CDS encoding ABC transporter permease — MKEYTWKSRVCILASCLFFLTVWQVLAVIINNDIYLPNIQQVITEMIKIISRKDFNLILISSVYRSVLCYILAIVLAIVLGVLTFMYPFFKFLLAPINSFAKTIPTMVLVVLVLVWFNKDNAPFIVGFAITFPILYEGIVGSLNNIDEKLIDMMNIYEISLIDKIKKIYGPVIKFHLASIFVSTFSLAFKVVIAGEVHGQPKYGIGSAIQLEKVNFNTSGIFAWIVIIVILSLAFEFINNLFKARIYRWKKNENRN, encoded by the coding sequence ATGAAGGAATATACATGGAAAAGTAGAGTATGTATTCTGGCATCATGTTTATTCTTTTTAACAGTATGGCAAGTTCTTGCAGTTATTATAAATAATGATATATATTTACCGAATATTCAACAAGTAATAACTGAAATGATTAAAATTATAAGCAGAAAGGATTTTAATTTAATACTAATAAGTAGTGTATATAGATCTGTGCTATGCTATATTTTAGCAATAGTTTTAGCAATAGTTTTAGGGGTACTTACATTTATGTATCCCTTTTTTAAATTTTTATTAGCTCCAATAAATTCTTTTGCTAAAACCATACCAACAATGGTATTAGTGGTGTTAGTATTGGTGTGGTTCAATAAAGATAACGCCCCATTTATAGTAGGATTTGCGATAACATTTCCAATATTATATGAAGGAATAGTAGGAAGTCTTAATAATATAGATGAAAAATTAATAGATATGATGAACATATATGAAATATCTCTTATAGATAAAATAAAGAAAATATACGGTCCAGTTATAAAGTTTCACTTAGCAAGTATATTTGTATCAACATTCTCTTTAGCATTTAAAGTGGTTATTGCAGGAGAAGTACATGGACAACCTAAATATGGAATTGGATCTGCAATACAGCTTGAAAAAGTGAATTTTAACACTAGTGGGATATTTGCATGGATAGTAATTATTGTAATATTATCACTAGCTTTTGAATTTATAAATAATTTATTTAAAGCTAGAATATATAGGTGGAAGAAAAATGAAAATAGAAATTAA
- a CDS encoding NAD(P)/FAD-dependent oxidoreductase codes for MQERYDVAIIGSGPAGLSAALNAKIRNKKFIIFGSSNLSSKLEQAPKINNYLGFYGISGEDLKEKFLNHIKSMKINIKNERINNIYAMGEYFTLMGNEEIYESNTVIIATGVEYTKALDGEEEFLGKGVGYCATCDAPLYKNKTVSIISYHKEGEKDANYVSELAETVYYIPMYRGEYDINDKITIIEDKPVKIVGEEKVEKLILKENNLITEGIFLLKDSISPKELVPGLKIVNGHVEVKRNMETNIKGCFAAGDCTGKPYQYIKAAGEGNIAVLSAVAYLDSLK; via the coding sequence ATGCAAGAACGATATGATGTTGCAATAATAGGAAGTGGACCGGCAGGCCTTTCAGCAGCGCTAAATGCCAAAATAAGAAATAAGAAATTTATTATTTTTGGATCTAGTAATTTAAGTTCAAAGTTAGAACAGGCCCCTAAAATTAATAATTATCTAGGTTTTTATGGTATAAGTGGTGAAGATTTAAAAGAAAAATTTTTAAATCATATAAAATCTATGAAAATAAATATAAAAAATGAAAGAATAAATAATATTTATGCTATGGGAGAATATTTTACTTTAATGGGAAATGAAGAAATATATGAATCTAATACTGTAATAATAGCAACTGGAGTAGAATATACTAAAGCATTAGATGGAGAAGAAGAATTTTTAGGAAAAGGTGTGGGATATTGTGCTACATGTGACGCACCACTATATAAAAATAAAACAGTATCTATAATATCCTATCATAAAGAAGGAGAAAAAGATGCTAACTATGTTAGTGAATTAGCAGAAACAGTTTATTATATACCTATGTATAGAGGTGAATACGATATAAATGATAAAATTACTATAATAGAAGATAAGCCAGTAAAAATCGTAGGGGAGGAAAAGGTAGAAAAATTAATACTAAAAGAAAATAATTTAATAACTGAGGGCATTTTTTTGCTTAAAGATTCTATATCTCCTAAAGAATTAGTACCTGGTTTAAAGATAGTAAATGGTCATGTTGAAGTTAAAAGGAATATGGAAACTAATATAAAAGGATGTTTTGCAGCAGGAGATTGTACTGGAAAGCCATATCAATATATTAAAGCAGCTGGAGAGGGAAATATTGCAGTATTAAGTGCTGTTGCATACTTAGATTCATTAAAATAA
- a CDS encoding YaaR family protein, with amino-acid sequence MEIGRVRSGNVSTERKIVSEKKDFSQSFNHARDRKSEEQLRKLMDDIKKRGNKLVLTKTYVDVVMYKKMIKEYLESILKFMYDTKKDISFWQTQYFVTVDTVDEKLEELTNMLLSEEKENLNLAATIDEIQGLIVDIYR; translated from the coding sequence GTGGAAATTGGAAGAGTACGAAGCGGAAATGTATCAACTGAAAGAAAAATTGTATCAGAAAAAAAAGATTTTTCTCAAAGCTTTAATCATGCTAGGGACAGAAAATCAGAAGAACAACTTCGTAAGTTGATGGATGACATAAAAAAAAGAGGAAATAAGCTTGTATTAACTAAAACATATGTTGACGTTGTTATGTATAAAAAGATGATAAAAGAATATCTAGAATCAATATTAAAGTTTATGTATGATACAAAGAAAGATATTAGTTTTTGGCAAACTCAATATTTTGTTACTGTAGATACTGTAGATGAAAAGTTAGAAGAGCTGACTAATATGTTGTTATCTGAAGAAAAGGAAAATTTGAATTTAGCAGCAACTATAGATGAAATTCAAGGTTTAATAGTAGATATATATAGATAA
- a CDS encoding ABC transporter ATP-binding protein produces the protein MLKKFISFYKPYKKLFFMDLIAAFIAALCDLVYPMMTRTLVNDSIPNKNIRLIVVFAVTLLIIFLIKALCGYFMQYWGHVVGVRMQGDMRRDVFNHLQKLPNKYFDNNKTGDIMSRIINDLMEISELAHHGPEDIFISLVMLTGSFIILCTINIPLTLLIFAFIPFIVLFTMYQRKKMNKAFLNTKVKTGAINASLENSISGISISKAFVSHETEQEKFEKGNKKFIIAREKAYKVMAEYFSGAGFGIDILNYVGLIGGGLFTFKGIIDIGDFMAYMLYIRLFTDPIKKLINFMEQFQNGITGFQRYMEIMNEDQEKNKKNAVELRDVKGNIEFKNVGFSYEGEKVLDDFSINIESGKMLALVGHSGGGKTTICNLIPRFYDVMDGDILIDGKSIYDVTLDSLRENIGIVQQEVFLFTGTIRDNILYGKTNASEEEIIKASKMANIHDFIESLPEGYDTYIGERGVKLSGGQKQRISIARVFLKNPSILILDEATSALDNTTEHIIQESLKKLCEGRTTIVVAHRLSTIQNADEIVVVGNKGIIEKGSHDELMKLNGEYSKLQKIASI, from the coding sequence ATGTTAAAAAAGTTTATTAGTTTTTATAAACCATATAAGAAATTATTCTTTATGGATTTGATAGCTGCATTTATAGCAGCTTTATGCGATTTAGTTTATCCAATGATGACAAGAACTTTAGTTAATGATTCTATTCCTAATAAGAATATAAGATTAATAGTAGTTTTTGCAGTAACATTATTAATTATATTTTTAATTAAAGCATTATGCGGTTATTTCATGCAGTATTGGGGACATGTTGTTGGAGTAAGAATGCAGGGTGATATGAGAAGAGACGTATTTAATCATCTTCAAAAGTTACCTAATAAATATTTTGATAATAATAAAACTGGTGATATTATGTCAAGAATAATAAATGATTTGATGGAAATTTCAGAACTTGCCCATCATGGTCCAGAAGATATATTTATATCACTAGTGATGCTTACAGGTTCATTTATTATATTATGTACAATTAATATTCCACTTACATTATTGATTTTTGCCTTTATACCGTTTATTGTTTTATTTACTATGTATCAAAGAAAAAAAATGAACAAAGCGTTTCTAAATACAAAAGTAAAAACAGGTGCAATAAATGCAAGTCTTGAAAATAGTATTTCAGGAATAAGTATCTCTAAGGCTTTTGTTAGTCATGAAACAGAACAAGAGAAGTTTGAAAAAGGAAATAAAAAATTTATAATTGCAAGGGAAAAAGCATATAAAGTAATGGCTGAATATTTTTCAGGCGCAGGTTTTGGAATAGATATATTAAATTATGTAGGTTTAATAGGGGGAGGTCTATTTACCTTTAAGGGAATAATAGATATTGGTGATTTTATGGCATATATGCTGTACATAAGATTATTTACAGATCCGATTAAAAAGTTAATTAATTTTATGGAACAATTCCAAAATGGTATAACTGGTTTCCAAAGATATATGGAAATTATGAATGAAGATCAAGAAAAGAATAAAAAGAATGCCGTTGAATTACGTGATGTAAAAGGAAATATAGAATTTAAGAATGTTGGCTTTAGCTATGAGGGAGAAAAAGTATTAGATGATTTTTCTATTAATATAGAAAGTGGAAAAATGTTAGCTTTAGTTGGACATTCAGGTGGTGGAAAAACAACAATTTGTAATTTGATTCCTAGATTTTATGATGTTATGGATGGAGATATATTAATAGATGGAAAAAGTATATATGATGTAACTTTAGATTCATTAAGAGAAAATATAGGTATAGTACAACAAGAAGTATTTTTATTTACTGGAACCATAAGAGACAATATATTGTATGGAAAAACTAATGCAAGTGAAGAGGAAATTATAAAAGCTTCTAAAATGGCTAATATTCATGATTTTATTGAAAGCTTACCAGAAGGATATGACACATATATTGGTGAAAGAGGAGTAAAACTATCAGGTGGTCAAAAGCAACGTATATCAATTGCTAGAGTATTTTTAAAGAATCCATCTATTTTGATACTTGATGAAGCAACATCTGCTTTAGATAATACAACAGAGCATATAATTCAAGAGTCTCTTAAGAAATTATGCGAAGGTAGGACAACTATAGTTGTAGCACATAGATTGTCTACAATTCAAAATGCAGATGAAATAGTTGTTGTAGGAAATAAAGGAATAATAGAAAAAGGTAGTCATGATGAATTAATGAAGTTAAATGGAGAGTATAGTAAATTACAGAAAATAGCTTCTATTTAA
- a CDS encoding GNAT family N-acetyltransferase: MSIKHIDNIIDKVELKNGTQLILRKATVDDANDIIEYLNTVGGESNNLLFGEGEFKLTIDQERAYIENINKDENSLMLLGVIDNRIVSVSQISSENRQRIGHNSEIAISVIKEYWGNRVGSFVIEQLIKFAKDNKSIKNISLGVKEDNHNAIKLYKRHGFVEVGIHKNFFNINGNYYDEILMDLYI; the protein is encoded by the coding sequence ATGAGCATAAAACATATTGACAATATTATTGATAAAGTTGAATTGAAGAATGGAACACAATTAATCTTGAGAAAGGCAACAGTAGACGATGCTAATGATATTATTGAATATTTGAATACTGTTGGTGGAGAAAGTAATAATTTACTTTTTGGAGAAGGTGAGTTTAAACTTACAATTGATCAAGAGAGAGCATATATAGAAAATATTAATAAAGATGAAAACTCTCTTATGTTGTTAGGTGTAATTGATAATAGAATTGTGAGTGTTTCTCAAATAAGTAGTGAAAACAGACAAAGAATAGGGCATAATAGTGAAATCGCAATTTCAGTAATAAAAGAATATTGGGGAAACAGAGTTGGTAGTTTTGTTATAGAGCAGTTAATAAAATTTGCAAAAGACAATAAATCTATAAAGAATATTAGTCTTGGTGTTAAAGAGGATAATCATAATGCCATTAAACTGTATAAAAGGCATGGATTTGTAGAAGTAGGCATTCATAAGAATTTCTTTAATATTAATGGTAATTATTATGATGAAATATTAATGGATTTATATATCTAA
- a CDS encoding fructose-bisphosphatase class III, with amino-acid sequence MEVKMNNNDVEDIKKLKYFRLLAKQYPNIALAATEIINLEAILNLPKGTEHFLSDIHGEYEPFVHVLRNGSGVVKRKIEDLFCKSLLESDIKSLATLIYYPEQKLDIVLKEERNIDDWYKITLNRLIEICRFCSSKYTRSKVRKALPADFAYIIEELLHEQFNGIDKEEYYDRIITTIIDIGRAKEFIIALSKLIQRMIIDRLHIIGDIYDRGPRPDIIIDTLMEYHSVDIQWGNHDMLWMGAAAGVRTCVANVLRISTRYANLDLVEEIYGINLLPLATFALKYYRDDPCESFIPKVKEDDPAANQEVDLVSKMHKAITILQFKLEKEIIDRRPEFELEERLLLDKIDYEKGTIILNGTEYKLNDNNFPTIDPKDPYKLTEEESVLIDKLVYSFVNSDKLQKHVRFLFSKGNMYLKFNSNLLFHGCIPLDDDGNLKSMWIQGEEYESKRLLEKFDSLSREGYFEKVGSEEKTYGMDIMWYLWTGPVSPLFGKKKMATFERYFIDDEIAHIEQKTGYYKLRDREEMCDMILREFGLDPSESRIINGHVPVKKKNGESPIKANGKMIVIDGGFSKAYQKQTGIAGYTLIYNSYGLQLVSHEHFSSTEESIMKEKDILSTTLVVEQKLKRKTVEDTDIGKELQVQIKDLKELLLIYRKGIIKEIR; translated from the coding sequence ATGGAGGTTAAAATGAATAATAATGATGTGGAAGACATAAAAAAACTAAAGTATTTTAGATTACTAGCCAAGCAGTATCCTAATATTGCTTTAGCCGCTACAGAAATTATAAATTTAGAAGCAATTCTTAATTTACCTAAAGGTACAGAACATTTTTTAAGTGATATACATGGTGAATATGAGCCATTTGTACATGTACTAAGAAATGGGTCTGGCGTGGTAAAAAGAAAGATAGAAGATCTTTTTTGCAAATCTTTATTAGAAAGTGATATAAAGAGTTTAGCAACTTTAATATATTATCCAGAACAAAAATTGGATATAGTTTTAAAAGAAGAACGTAATATAGATGATTGGTATAAAATAACGTTAAATAGACTTATAGAAATATGTAGATTTTGTTCATCTAAATATACAAGATCTAAAGTGAGAAAGGCTTTACCAGCTGATTTTGCTTATATAATAGAGGAATTATTACATGAACAATTTAATGGTATAGATAAAGAGGAGTATTACGATAGAATAATAACTACAATTATAGATATAGGAAGAGCAAAAGAATTTATAATTGCATTATCAAAGCTTATTCAAAGAATGATTATTGATAGGCTTCATATAATAGGGGATATATATGATAGAGGCCCAAGACCAGATATTATAATAGATACCCTTATGGAATATCATTCTGTTGATATTCAGTGGGGCAATCATGACATGCTTTGGATGGGAGCAGCTGCAGGAGTAAGAACTTGTGTTGCTAATGTTTTAAGAATATCTACAAGATATGCAAATTTGGATTTAGTTGAAGAAATTTATGGAATAAATCTGTTACCACTAGCAACATTTGCATTAAAGTATTATAGGGATGACCCATGTGAATCATTTATTCCAAAAGTAAAGGAAGATGACCCAGCTGCAAATCAAGAAGTAGATTTAGTATCTAAAATGCATAAAGCTATAACAATATTACAGTTTAAACTAGAAAAAGAGATAATAGATAGAAGACCAGAATTTGAATTAGAAGAAAGATTGTTACTAGATAAAATAGATTATGAAAAAGGAACTATAATATTAAATGGAACTGAATATAAATTAAATGATAATAATTTCCCAACAATAGATCCTAAAGATCCATATAAACTTACAGAGGAAGAATCAGTACTTATAGATAAACTTGTGTATTCTTTTGTAAATAGTGATAAATTACAAAAACATGTTAGATTTTTATTTTCTAAAGGAAATATGTATTTAAAGTTTAATTCTAATTTATTGTTTCATGGTTGTATACCATTAGATGATGACGGAAATTTAAAAAGTATGTGGATACAAGGTGAAGAATATGAAAGTAAAAGATTATTAGAAAAATTTGATTCTTTATCTAGAGAAGGTTATTTTGAAAAAGTTGGAAGTGAAGAAAAGACTTATGGAATGGACATAATGTGGTATTTATGGACAGGCCCTGTATCACCTTTGTTTGGTAAAAAGAAAATGGCTACATTTGAAAGGTATTTTATAGATGATGAAATAGCTCATATAGAACAGAAAACAGGATATTATAAACTAAGAGATAGAGAAGAAATGTGTGATATGATACTTAGAGAATTTGGATTAGATCCAAGCGAATCTAGGATTATAAATGGACATGTACCAGTAAAAAAGAAAAATGGAGAAAGTCCAATAAAGGCTAATGGTAAAATGATAGTTATTGATGGTGGATTTTCTAAGGCATACCAAAAACAGACTGGCATAGCAGGATATACATTGATATATAATTCTTATGGATTACAATTAGTTTCACATGAACACTTCTCATCTACAGAAGAATCTATAATGAAAGAAAAAGATATTCTATCTACAACTCTTGTAGTAGAGCAAAAGCTCAAACGAAAAACAGTAGAAGATACAGATATAGGTAAGGAGTTACAAGTTCAAATTAAAGACTTGAAGGAATTATTATTAATATATAGAAAAGGGATAATAAAAGAAATAAGATAA
- a CDS encoding HAMP domain-containing sensor histidine kinase, translating into MKHSLSKRLFAITLCLVFGLLLLVYFTQSFLFERFYFYRKTSLLVKEISKIQTLYSYQNTDDYALYQVLDKFENDNNSKVAIFALNGELMYLPNKIENKDNIAILTKFCDELINDKTLILDVVKSSKIKVTRFYNQGNEDQKIGIIAPMSLKSNNDSVIISVSSIQPIEEASKVIDEFYIYVFLGLAIIAGILSSIYSNLISKPLTNLNTVANKMSNMDFTVSCDVDREDEIGNLARTLNFLSKNLQNALTDLKQKNQKLEEDIEKERKLENMRKEFVDNVSHELKTPIGIIEGYAEGLKDGIVSGDDALAYLETIISESQKMNTLVKNMLELSKLESGTIKPKLESFNINRLISKILKNNHLKFEENDLKVNFNSSNPYSYVYADTFQMDQVITNIITNAIKYTPPHNLIDVSVNEENDKFKISIKNMGINIPESEINKLFDKFYRVDKSRQRTKDSTGLGLSIVKNILKLHNSEFNLKNIDNGVEFYFYLNKIVVNDDCD; encoded by the coding sequence ATGAAACATAGTTTATCAAAAAGATTATTTGCAATAACTCTTTGTCTTGTATTCGGATTACTATTATTAGTTTACTTTACCCAATCATTCTTGTTCGAAAGATTTTATTTTTATAGAAAAACATCTCTTTTGGTTAAAGAAATAAGTAAAATTCAAACTTTATATTCTTATCAAAATACTGATGACTATGCTTTATATCAAGTACTAGATAAATTTGAAAATGACAATAACTCAAAAGTAGCAATATTTGCCCTTAATGGAGAGCTTATGTATCTTCCAAATAAGATTGAAAATAAAGATAATATAGCTATATTAACTAAATTCTGTGATGAACTTATTAATGATAAGACTTTAATTTTAGATGTTGTAAAGTCCTCTAAAATTAAAGTAACACGATTTTATAATCAAGGAAATGAAGATCAAAAAATCGGTATAATAGCACCTATGTCCTTAAAATCTAACAATGATAGTGTTATAATATCCGTTTCATCCATTCAACCAATTGAAGAAGCGTCAAAAGTAATTGATGAATTTTATATTTATGTTTTTTTAGGATTAGCAATAATAGCAGGTATTCTATCTTCTATTTACTCTAATTTAATATCTAAACCTCTTACAAATTTAAATACCGTGGCTAATAAAATGTCTAATATGGATTTCACAGTTTCTTGTGACGTGGATAGAGAAGATGAAATTGGAAACTTAGCTAGAACATTAAATTTTCTTTCTAAAAATCTTCAAAATGCTTTAACTGATTTAAAACAAAAAAATCAGAAGTTAGAAGAGGATATTGAAAAAGAAAGAAAACTTGAAAATATGCGAAAAGAATTTGTAGATAATGTTAGTCATGAATTAAAAACTCCTATAGGAATAATTGAAGGTTATGCTGAAGGTCTTAAAGATGGAATAGTATCTGGTGATGATGCCTTAGCTTATTTAGAAACTATAATTAGTGAATCTCAAAAAATGAATACCTTAGTTAAAAACATGTTAGAATTATCAAAATTAGAGTCAGGCACTATAAAACCAAAATTAGAATCCTTTAATATAAACAGATTAATATCTAAAATTTTAAAAAATAATCATTTGAAATTTGAAGAAAATGATTTAAAAGTTAACTTTAATTCTAGCAACCCTTATAGTTATGTTTATGCAGATACATTTCAAATGGATCAAGTAATAACTAATATTATAACTAATGCAATAAAATATACTCCTCCACATAATTTAATAGATGTATCCGTAAATGAAGAAAATGATAAATTTAAAATCTCAATAAAAAATATGGGTATAAACATTCCTGAATCAGAAATCAATAAATTATTTGATAAATTCTACAGAGTTGATAAATCAAGGCAAAGAACAAAAGACAGCACTGGTCTTGGATTATCTATAGTTAAAAATATATTAAAACTTCATAACAGTGAGTTTAACCTTAAAAACATAGATAATGGCGTTGAATTTTATTTTTATCTAAATAAAATTGTTGTTAATGATGATTGTGATTAA
- a CDS encoding ABC transporter substrate-binding protein — protein MKKLSIFLIPVISIFMIIGCGVNKAVTIDEVKEINFVVPDGLPAISIAKMIKEKPEFQKGYNVNYNIEKVPDNVATSIMKSEADIAIVPSNIPAISYNKNGDYKIAGTVGWGSFYIVSTDNSQSIDDLKGKEIYNIGKGLTPDIITKAILKNNNIDPDKDVNLSYVGGVTEIAPVILSGKANYAVLPEPALSTVLSKKDNLNILLDLNEEWKKENDSKYGYPQATIIIKKDLIENNNKLVEKILREIENSTIWAYKDKEALGDYCEEIGVSANKNIIVSAMERANIKYVDIKDSVSEYNTYFKKLYEFDNITVGGNIPDEGIYMEK, from the coding sequence ATGAAGAAATTATCAATATTTTTAATACCTGTTATATCAATTTTTATGATTATAGGATGTGGAGTAAATAAAGCTGTAACTATAGACGAAGTTAAGGAAATTAATTTTGTAGTTCCAGACGGACTTCCAGCAATATCTATAGCTAAAATGATAAAAGAAAAACCAGAATTTCAAAAAGGATACAATGTTAATTATAACATTGAAAAAGTACCAGATAATGTTGCTACATCTATAATGAAGAGTGAAGCTGATATAGCTATAGTACCATCAAATATACCAGCTATATCTTATAATAAAAATGGTGATTACAAAATAGCTGGAACAGTAGGCTGGGGATCTTTTTATATAGTTTCTACTGATAATTCTCAAAGTATAGATGACTTAAAAGGTAAGGAAATTTATAATATTGGAAAGGGATTAACTCCAGATATTATAACAAAAGCTATTTTAAAAAATAACAATATAGATCCAGATAAAGATGTGAATCTTAGCTATGTTGGCGGAGTTACAGAAATAGCACCAGTAATTTTATCTGGAAAAGCTAATTATGCAGTATTACCAGAACCAGCATTATCTACTGTATTAAGCAAAAAAGATAACTTAAATATACTTCTAGATTTAAATGAAGAATGGAAAAAAGAAAATGATTCAAAATATGGTTATCCTCAAGCGACTATAATAATAAAAAAGGATTTAATAGAAAATAATAATAAGCTAGTTGAAAAGATTTTAAGAGAAATAGAAAATAGCACAATATGGGCATATAAAGATAAAGAAGCTTTAGGTGATTATTGTGAGGAAATAGGTGTATCAGCCAATAAAAATATAATAGTATCAGCTATGGAAAGAGCTAATATAAAATATGTTGATATAAAAGATTCTGTTAGTGAATATAATACTTATTTTAAAAAATTATATGAATTTGACAACATAACAGTAGGAGGAAATATACCAGATGAAGGAATATACATGGAAAAGTAG
- the trxA gene encoding thioredoxin, with the protein MIKHINDSNFENEVLNCDELVLVDFWATWCGPCRMLSPVLEELEGEFENVKFTKIDIDENPWSSRVNEIRSIPTIKLFKNGKPIETSIGFLPKEALSDLIKDNL; encoded by the coding sequence ATGATAAAGCATATTAATGATTCTAATTTTGAAAATGAAGTTTTAAATTGTGATGAACTTGTATTAGTAGATTTTTGGGCAACTTGGTGTGGACCTTGTAGAATGTTATCACCAGTATTGGAAGAATTAGAAGGAGAATTTGAAAATGTTAAGTTTACTAAAATAGATATTGATGAAAATCCCTGGTCATCTAGAGTTAATGAAATTAGAAGTATTCCAACAATAAAATTATTTAAAAATGGCAAGCCAATAGAAACATCAATAGGATTTTTACCTAAAGAAGCTTTATCAGACTTAATTAAAGATAATTTATAA